In Panacibacter ginsenosidivorans, the following proteins share a genomic window:
- the nadA gene encoding quinolinate synthase NadA: MEINIATAKRKIQEKGFLDVDIDPTLDLFHEIERLKKEKNAVLLAHYYQEPDIQDVADYIGDSLGLAQQAVKTNADMIVFAGVHFMAETAKILNPSKKVLLPDLKAGCSLADSAPADLFKAFKEKHPNHIVISYINCSADIKALSDIICTSSNAQKIIESVPEDQPIIFAPDKNLGAYLNKKTGRNMVLWNGACMVHEIFSLEKITRLKIRHPKAKLIAHPECEEAVLKVADFIGSTTQLLKYAINDSCNEFIVATETGILHQMQKDAPNKTFIPAPPNNACACNDCPHMKLNTLEKLYLCMQYEQPEILMEEQLRVAALKPIERMLEISKAAGLGG; encoded by the coding sequence AATAGAGCGATTAAAAAAAGAAAAGAATGCTGTGTTGTTGGCGCATTACTACCAGGAACCAGATATACAGGATGTTGCAGATTATATTGGGGATAGTCTTGGCCTTGCGCAACAGGCTGTAAAAACAAATGCAGATATGATCGTTTTTGCAGGTGTTCATTTTATGGCAGAAACAGCAAAGATTTTAAATCCTTCAAAAAAAGTTTTGTTGCCAGATCTTAAAGCTGGCTGTTCGCTTGCTGATAGCGCACCTGCTGATTTGTTCAAAGCATTTAAAGAGAAACATCCAAATCATATTGTTATTTCTTATATAAACTGCAGTGCTGATATAAAAGCACTTAGTGATATTATCTGCACAAGCAGTAATGCACAAAAAATAATTGAAAGTGTTCCTGAAGATCAACCCATCATTTTTGCTCCTGATAAAAACCTGGGAGCATATCTCAATAAGAAAACGGGAAGGAATATGGTTTTGTGGAATGGTGCGTGTATGGTACATGAGATATTTAGCCTTGAGAAGATCACCAGGTTGAAAATAAGACACCCAAAAGCAAAGTTGATAGCTCATCCTGAGTGTGAGGAAGCGGTGCTTAAAGTGGCTGATTTCATCGGCAGCACTACACAACTTTTGAAATATGCCATTAATGATAGCTGTAATGAATTTATTGTTGCTACGGAGACTGGCATATTGCATCAGATGCAGAAAGATGCTCCGAATAAAACATTTATTCCTGCACCTCCAAATAATGCTTGTGCTTGTAATGATTGCCCACACATGAAATTAAATACATTGGAAAAATTATATCTCTGCATGCAATATGAACAACCGGAAATTTTGATGGAGGAGCAATTAAGAGTTGCTGCTTTAAAACCTATTGAAAGAATGCTGGAAATTAGTAAGGCTGCGGGTTTGGGAGGATAA